From Cotesia glomerata isolate CgM1 linkage group LG2, MPM_Cglom_v2.3, whole genome shotgun sequence, a single genomic window includes:
- the LOC123259042 gene encoding uncharacterized protein LOC123259042, producing the protein MTIVREYRRPCLFITFTCNPKWPEITSLLLPGQHAIHRHDITARVFKQKLKSLINFITKLHVFGPTRCWMYSVEWQKRGLPHAHILIWLVDKIHADDIDSLISAEIPDPSTDQLLFDIVTTNMIHGPCGNLNLSSPCMVDGKCTKRFPKDFTNDTVTHVDGYPIYRRRSTENGGKSFVKTINKADIDIDNRWVVPYSPLLSKTFNAHINVELCSSVKSIMYICKYMHKGSDMAVFRVENTNVHSPPVNENDEITIYQIGRYISSNEAVWRIFGFPIHERDPAVIHLSVHLENGQRVYFINDTALDRAINPPKTTLTEFFELCNRADAFGTFAQILHYSEVPRYFT; encoded by the coding sequence ATGACTATCGTGCGTGAATATAGACGACCGTgtctttttattacttttacatGTAATCCAAAATGGCCGGAAATTACATCGTTGCTATTACCAGGACAACATGCAATACATCGTCATGATATTACAGCACGTgtgtttaaacaaaaattgaagtCTTTAATCAACTTTATTACCAAATTGCATGTATTTGGCCCCACACGTTGTTGGATGTATTCAGTTGAGTGGCAAAAGCGTGGATTACCTCATGCTCACATTTTAATTTGGTTGGTCGACAAAATACATGCTGATGACATCGATAGTTTGATTTCTGCAGAGATTCCAGATCCGTCTACTGATCAATTACTATTTGATATTGTTACTACAAACATGATTCATGGTCCGTGCGGAAATCTGAATCTTTCATCACCTTGCATGGTGGACGGAAAATGTACAAAGCGTTTTCCTAAAGATTTTACTAACGACACGGTCACACATGTTGACGGATATCCAATATATCGTCGAAGAAGTACCGAAAATGGCGGAAAATCTTTCGTTAAAACTATCAACAAGGCAGACATCGACATTGATAATCGTTGGGTGGTACCATATTCACCTTTGCTGAGCAAAACATTCAATgctcatattaatgttgagtTATGCAGTTCGGTGAAGAGTATCATGTATATTTGCAAGTATATGCATAAAGGAAGTGATATGGCTGTATTTAGGGTTGAAAATACTAATGTTCATTCTCCTCCAGTGAatgaaaatgatgaaattacgATTTACCAAATTGGCAGGTATATCAGTTCCAATGAAGCTGTCTGGCGCATTTTCGGTTTCCCAATTCATGAACGGGATCCAGCAGTTATCCATTTATCTGTCCATCTTGAAAACGGCCAGCGCGTATATTTCATCAACGATACAGCGCTTGATCGTGCTATAAATCCACCAAAAACTACGCTCACCGAATTTTTTGAACTGTGCAATCGTGCGGATGCTTTTGGTACCTTCGCACAAATACTGCACTATTCTGAAGTTCCACGGTATTTTACATAG
- the LOC123258890 gene encoding uncharacterized protein LOC123258890, whose protein sequence is MGGEDSERALANRVDARCDFHNLNSPFARRIVSELDALLNEHNELLKFFKAHMHKLQSDNHAIVINPDRTPAGEHVRRFNAPVVKDVAGIMVGDRTATRQIVIRRRNNDLQFISDTHHLYDALQYPLIFWKGQDGYCVNIKHRDPVTGAETNKNVSSKDFYSYRLMIRRGRDNIILRCRELCQQFMVDMYVKIESERLRYLRYNQQKLRAEEYIHLRDAIANNADTAEIGNSVILPSSYIGSPRHMQE, encoded by the exons ATGGGTGGCGAGGACTCCGAACGTGCACTCGCCAATCGAGTGGATGCACGTTGCGACTTCCATAATCTTAATTCACCTTTTGCCAGGCGTATCGTCAGTGAGCTAGACGCTCTGTTAAATGAGcacaatgaattattaaaatttttcaaagcaCACATGCACAAGCTACAAAGTGACAATCACGCTATTGTCATCAATCCTGATAGAACACCAGCTGGAGAGCATGTACGTAGATTCAACGCACCTGTTGTTAAAGACGTTGCTGGAATCATGGTTGGCGACCGTACAGCTACGCGACAAATCGTGATTCGAAGAAGAAATAATGATCTTCAGTTCATCAGTGATACCCATCATTTATATGACGCTCTCCAATATCCACTAATTTTCTGGAAGGGACAAGATGGATATTGTGTAAACATTAAACATCGAGATCCCGTAACAG gAGCTGAAACAAATAAGAACGTTAGCTCGAAggatttttattcatatcgTTTGATGATTAGACGCGGCCGAGACAACATCATTTTACGATGTCGTGAGCTTTGCCAACAATTTATGGTCGACATGTATGTGAAGATAGAGAGTGAACGACTAAGATACTTGCGATATAATCAACAGAAGCTGCGTGCGGAAGAATATATTCACTTGCGAGATGCTATTGCGAATAACGCTGACACTGCCGAAATCGGTAACTCTGTTATCTTACCATCATCGTACATAGGTAGCCCACGTCACATGCAAGAATAA
- the LOC123259041 gene encoding uncharacterized protein LOC123259041 — protein sequence MDKECPHCHALKFKNEPAGMCCASGKVQLPEIETPPEPLNGLLIGTDPDSNVFLKSIRRFNSCFQMTSFGATEIVRNTNANGQQFNSTFKIRGQVYHKMGSLLPMPNEPHKFLQIYFMGGEDSGSALANRVNARCDYNNLDSLYARRIVSELDALLNEHNELLKIFKSHMHQLQSDNHAIVINPDKTPAGEHIRRFNAPVVDDVAGIMAGDCTAAREIVIRRRNNNLQFIADTHRSYDALQYPLIFWKGQDGYCINIKQRDPVSGAETNKNVSSKDYYAYRLMIRRGLDNVILRCRELCQQFMVDMYAKIESERLRYLRYNQQKLRAEEYIHLRDAINNNADVAEIGNHVILPSSYVGSPRHMQEFIQDALTFVREYGRPCLFITFTCNPKWPEITSLLLPGQNAIHRHDITARVFRQKLKSLISFIIKSHVFGPTRCWMYSVEWQKRGLPHAHILVWFIDKIRPEEIDSIISAEIPDPSTDQLLFDIVTTNMIHGPCGTLNSSSPCMADGKCTKNFPKDFTNDTVTNVDGYPIYRRRNPENGGKSFIKNIINTDIDIDNRWVVPYSPLLSKTYNAHINVEFCSSVKSIKYICKYVHKGSDMAVFRVENTNVNALPVNKNDEITLYQIGRYISSNEAAWRIFGFPIHERDPAVVQLAIHLENGQRVFFTNETAIDRAINPPKTTLTAFFELCNRADDFGSFARTLLYSQVPRYFTWTQTKTWMPRKQGSPVAVCLNLFKSNALGRLFTVNPRHTECFYLRLLLVNVTGPLSFQDIRKVNGQQYPTYKDACLALGLLEDDNQWECMLAEAALNCTAIQIRLLFAIVLTTCFPARAQILWENHKDSMTDDILHQHRIRCHDLTITFSDEMYNEALITIEDLCIVIANLPLSNFGMNSPNRTASDLMNTEMNRELQYSTVEIAAIVARNVPLMNEE from the exons ATGGACAAGGAATGTCCGCATTGTCATGctctgaaattcaaaaatgagccAGCTGGGATGTGTTGCGCGTCAGGAAAAGTGCAACTACCTGAAAttgaaacaccacctgaacCATTGAACGGCTTACTTATCGGCACGGATCCAGATTCTAACGTGTTCCTGAAGTCAATTCGAAGATTCAATTCatgctttcaaatgacatcgttcggagcaacagaaatagttcGAAATACTAATGCAAATGGTCAACAATTCAATTCTACATTCAAAATCAGaggccaagtttatcataaaatgggCTCACTGCTGCCAATGCCAAACGAACCACATAAATTCTTACAAATTTACTTTATGGGCGGCGAGGATTCCGGAAGCGCACTTGCCAATCGTGTGAATGCACGTTGTGATTATAATAACCTTGATTCACTTTATGCCCGGCGCATCGTCAGCGAGCTAGATGCTCTTTTGAACGAGCACAACgagttgttgaaaatattcaaatcacaTATGCACCAATTACAAAGCGATAATCACGCTATCGTCATTAATCCTGATAAAACACCAGCTGGAGAGCATATTCGTAGATTCAATGCACCCGTTGTTGATGATGTTGCTGGAATCATGGCTGGCGATTGTACAGCTGCACGAGAAATTGTGATTcgtagaagaaataataatcttcagttCATTGCTGACACACATCGTTCATATGACGCTCTCCAATATCCGCTAATATTCTGGAAGGGACAAGACGGATATTGCATAAACATAAAACAACGAGATCCCGTATCAG GAGctgaaacaaacaagaacgtTAGCTCGAAGGATTATTATGCGTACCGATTAATGATTCGACGTGGCCTGGACAACGTCATTTTACGATGTCGTGAGCTTTGTCAACAATTCATGGTCGACATGTACGCGAAGATTGAGAGCGAACGACTACGATACTTACGATATAATCAACAAAAGCTGCGCGCGGAAGAGTACATTCATTTGCGAGACGCTATCAACAACAACGCCGACGTCGCCGAAATTGGTAACCATGTCATTTTACCATCATCGTACGTAGGCAGTCCACGTCATATGCAAGAATTTATACAGGATGCTCTGACTTTCGTGCGCGAATATGGACGAccatgtttatttatcacgttCACATGTAATCCAAAATGGCCAGAGATTACATCTTTGCTATTGCCTGGCCAAAATGCAATACATCGCCATGACATTACAGCACGTGTGTTCAGACAAAAGTTGAAGTCTTTAATaagtttcattattaaatcacATGTATTTGGTCCCACACGTTGCTGGATGTATTCGGTTGAGTGGCAAAAGCGAGGATTACCTCATGCACACATTTTGGTTTGGTTCATCGACAAAATCCGTCCTGAAGAAATCGATAGTATCATTTCTGCGGAAATTCCAGATCCATCCACTGACCAACTgctgtttgatattgttacaACAAACATGATTCATGGTCCATGTGGTACTCTTAATAGTTCATCGCCTTGCATGGCTGATGGAAaatgtactaaaaatttccctaAAGATTTTACCAATGATACGGTCACAAATGTCGACGGATACCCAATATATCGTCGAAGAAATCCTGAAAATGGCggaaaatcatttattaaaaatatcatcaacacAGACATTGATATTGACAATCGTTGGGTGGTGCCATATTCGCCTCTGCTGAGCAAGACATATAATgctcatattaatgttgagtTCTGCAGTTCTGTGAAGAGCATCAAATACATTTGCAAGTATGTCCATAAAGGCAGTGATATGGCTGTGTTTAGAGTGGAAAATACTAATGTGAATGCTCTTCCAGTGAATAAAAACGATGAAATAACGCTCTACCAAATTGGTCGGTACATCAGCTCCAATGAAGCTGCTTGGCGTATCTTTGGTTTTCCAATTCATGAACGGGATCCAGCAGTTGTTCAGTTAGCCATCCATCTTGAAAACGGTCAGCGTGTATTTTTCACGAACGAGACAGCGATTGATCGTGCAATAAATCCACCTAAAACTACACTCACtgcattttttgaattgtgtaaTCGTGCGGATGATTTTGGTTCCTTTGCACGAACATTACTCTATTCACAAGTACCACGCTATTTCACATGGACTCAAACAAAAACATGGATGCCCCGCAAGCAAGGCTCACCAGTTGCTGTAtgtctcaatttatttaaatcaaacgcCTTGGGGCGATTATTTACAGTCAATCCAAGACACACGGAGTGCTTTTATCTTCGACTGTTGTTggttaatgttactggcccaTTATCATTTCAAGATATACGTAAAGTGAATGGGCAACAATATCCAACGTATAAAGATGCATGCCTTGCACTCGGTTTGCTGGAAGACGACAACCAGTGGGAATGCATGCTTGCTGAAGCTGCATTGAACTGTACAGCAATACAAATTCGTCTACTATTCGCTATAGTGTTGACTACATGTTTCCCAGCCCGAGCACAGATATTATGGGAAAATCACAAAGATTCAATGACTGATGATATATTGCATCAACATCGTATACGGTGCCACGATCTAACCATAACATTCAGCGACGAAATGTACAATGAAGCATTGATTACTATTGAGGATCTTTGCATTGTCATTGCCAACTTACCACTTAGTAATTTCGGTATGAATTCGCCAAATCGAACTGCATCTGATTTAATGAATACTGAAATGAATCGTGAACTGCAGTACAGTACTGTAGAAATAGCAGCGATTGTTGCCCGCAATGTCCCACTAATGAATGAGGAATAA